From Carassius carassius chromosome 15, fCarCar2.1, whole genome shotgun sequence:
AGATGTAAACTATAAACAAAGTCTGAATAGTGagagaaaaaaatcacaattacaaaataaaaaattaattccgTAAGTATTACGGTTTTcagaaaaattatgaaaaacctgaaataaaataaaatgaattaaaatacaattattaaactaatttaaaagaCTTGAGTAACGGatactgaaaattctgctttgctgtCTCaggtgtaaattacattttaaatgatattgatatacagttattttaaattgcaataatatttccctCATATGTTCACGcgttgtgtttttgatcaaatctgAATGCATCTTTAGGTGATTGAGGAGCTAGAGGAGCTGATGCAGGACTCCCCAGAGCTGGAATCAGAGCGGATGGCTCCACACTCAGATCTCTCGCTCGTCTCTCACAGCAGCCGGACGGACGAGGAGCGTGAGTACGTCCCTCTGGGGCTCAGCTGTGGGGCTGTGGAGGCGTGTCTGACTCTGAGGTGTGCTCTCTGTGCAGGAGTGAGGCTGATGTCTGCGCTGGAGCTGAACGTCCAGCTGGAGGACGTGGAGACGGCCATACGCAGGTATTCAGAGGAGCTCATCCAGCAGCTGGCCGTCAGAGATGAGCTGGAGTTTGAGAAGGAGGTGAAGAACAGCTTCATCTCGGTACTCATAGACGTACAGAACCGGCAGAAGCTCCACAGAGAGATGCTGAGAAAGAAGAGGAAAGTGAAAAACACGTCTGGATCAGAGAGACTGCCGTCTTCTGTGAGTAGCACGAGTCGCGAGTGTGTTATTTCTAGTGTCATCAAACGATtcatcgcatccaaaataaaaggttctgtttacataatacatgtgtgtgtactgtgtttattatgtacatataaatacacacaaatgcatgtatatatttaagaaaaatatgttgtttatatattaaatatatttatatatgatataaattctatgaatataaatatacaggtaaaaagtttcaaaatatattatgtgtatgtatttatatatacataataaatatacacactacacacatatattatgcaaacaaaaacttttattttggatgcaaataATCGCAAATAATTGTTTGACCGcactaggtttttttttgttttttttttggtcttgagTTTGGTCAAAATGTACCTTATTTGTTTTCTCAAGGCAAACCTGTTGCTTTCTCACGCACTGGTCACTTTTGAGATTTTCGGCTTTCAGTGAAGTGggaagaaaacatccaaaatacactttaaaagggataattcacaaaataattaaaatttggtcatcatttactctccctcaagttgtttcaaacctgtacgagtttccTTCTGTTGTTTCCTAacattaaagatattttgaagaatgttggaaaccaaacagtttctggtccctaatgacttccataatatatatataattttttatttttatttttttaattatggaagtgaatggggacCATCATCTgtttgatgagtaaatgatgacagaatttaaatttttgggtgaattattcttgGGCGAAGTGTTTATCTTATTGAACAAATTATCAATttgcattttacagttttattcctatctagattatgaagttttttttttttttttttacagaggggtttgttcatatataatttacatgattttatacatattatttttaaaaaacatgttgATTTTCTGGATGTATTTTCAGATTTGTAGAGTAATAAAATGAGAAAAGCTCTTTTTAGAAATAATTGTCAGATTTTTTACAAATTCCCCTCCGTAAAAACATAACTGGGAAAATGGGAGAGGATTTTTTTAAACCTGGCTTTATCCAGTGTTCAGATTTGTGTTCAGGAAATGTAAGTAAATTagtgtgtgttttaaatatgtAGTGCctgatttgcatatttaaacctaTCATCGACACACACATAGAGCTCATCAACAACGGTTAACTGCGCTTGAGCGTACTTGAGATTTAGTTTGCCGTACTGTATTTgatgagctctgtgtgtgtgtttatacatcgactttctttctgttctttctctctctcttctgttctgTGCCTGTAGCGCTTCAGCGTGGAGGGAATCTCTTCTGCCATTCAGAATGGCTTTCGTCACACTTTTGGCAATGTGGGTGGGGAGAAACAGGTGGCTAtatctctctcgctttctcttttCTGTTCTTCTGGGAGTGTCAGATCTGCTCCTAAAAGACACATCTAATACAGTATCTGCAGAAACCTCGCCAGCTGGATACCTCTTATCTTTTTGGCCATTTATAGGCGTTCTGTCAATCTGGTTACTTAGATGTATTTCATGTAAATGTACCTGTTCAAGTGTAATGTGGCTGCCATAATAGAGATCTTACATTATATACATCTTCACTGTTGTTGCATCACAAAATACTACCGTGATTGCAGAAATCTATCTAAAGAGATTGTACATTTTAAGTAGTTTTTCCAAGACTGTGCAGATGTTTTGAGACTGATCCCATGTCTGTCTGTCATGTTCAGCCCTTCTCGTCTGTGCTTTTATTCAGTACGTAACAACAGTCATCCCTTACGAGAGAAAAGACGGACCGCCGTCACTCCCAGACCTTCAGATCTTCACCAAAAGTGAGACTCGGTGCTTTTATTTAACATGAATACCCTGTTTTCTGTGCTGCAGGTTGTGAGTAGCTTACTTTATACCATTGTTAACATTTCCTTTCCTGCAGTTTTAGAAGCCATGAGAGATGACAACGAGAAAGTCCCAAGCCTCCTCACAGACTACATCCTCAAAGGTAGCAACAGGAACAAAacagtcagaattgcgagatgatATCTGTGTGTTTTTAAGCTTATTTATGGTGCTTTCTTTTGCACATTTTGATTCAAATTTAGAGATCTGACAGATTACAATTCTGCTGCCTCCTGTTTGCTCTGTTTATTTCTGAATGACACACCACGCTGGTAATGAATAGTGATCGTGTGTACCGTTTGCACACTTAATTGACGCCCTAAGTAATCATCATGAGAAGTGCCCTTAATGTAGAATTGTTATTTTGCTCTGCTCACATTTAAGCTGTTCACTGTCTGCATGGCGTCTTCTCTTCTGTTGCTGTGAGGTTTGTAAGAGATGTCGTTACTGAGTAATGATGAGCATGTAGATCacactgtgtctgtgtttgctgtataATGTGTCGACCTGCCGTGGCAATAGCAACAGATAGCCTTCACTGC
This genomic window contains:
- the fez2a gene encoding fasciculation and elongation protein zeta-2 translates to MSCVFAVVGFVGTEHSSPVAVMAEPSSRRDDDEWDDFNEFKSGTGRKIHLERARVNAEEMSLLLDGVSVTEHAFETSPYTQDIITHFDEKLQLCFQNVNPKPDAINPVLPINEDTSLRCDEIWKALTDNYGSVMPVDWSQSKARSLHLSALSIEDRPRMESVNLDLSDDEDLREQMDTHSIIVSCISEEPLLTAEQVIEELEELMQDSPELESERMAPHSDLSLVSHSSRTDEEREYVPLGLSCGAVEACLTLRCALCAGVRLMSALELNVQLEDVETAIRRYSEELIQQLAVRDELEFEKEVKNSFISVLIDVQNRQKLHREMLRKKRKVKNTSGSERLPSSRFSVEGISSAIQNGFRHTFGNVGGEKQYVTTVIPYERKDGPPSLPDLQIFTKILEAMRDDNEKVPSLLTDYILKGSNRNKTVRIAR